TGGACAGAGATaaggcctctctgaccttatctctgGACACATCTGGACAAGACTCCAGATGTGTACTTCTTTATGTACACATGACTTCAATGTGTTAGGAAGGGGTTTCCATATTTCAAAATCAAGTCTATTGAATTTGGGGAGGTTTTTAAATATAGCATTTGACTTAGAAATAGTGTAGGTGTCATATGAATCATTTCTGTATTTCATAGTAGTTTCAGTTTATGATTGATTATGTTTTTGATTCATATTAGTTCTGATGACTTaaccacatttgaaagtgttaAGTTAGGTCATAATTATTAAGTAATTATTATGTGCACTATATTTGTGGTATTCAAGCATTggtattaaatttaaaatgtcacagtttgttTCTTATGAGAGAGAAGCAAAGGGGATCTTTAAGGAAGTGCACTAAAGGTGTGGGATGGCTTGAGAGCGAAAGGAGTTTTCTGACCGTGTTCAGACCATGTTCAGAGGGGATAAGAGTCGATCTGTGGATTTACTTTTCCTTTTGTGGACttatctttttttatcaaatttttcATCTCTGAAATGTCTTCAATTTACTCAAGCAAATCCAGTGGCCTGTGTTCACACACCCAGTTTGCAGGACTGGCACAATTAATTTATAATTGTCAGTTCAAAACAATTAGCTCTGTGACTATGACGCAAATCACAAAAGTTGTTATTGTGACCCAGAGCATCCTGCAGAACCAGATTTTGATGTAATTAAGATTCAATCAAAGTGGTATATAAGCCACGAAAACCAGGGATGTAGGACAACAGATCCACAGAGCAATCCATAGGTGACCTACAGAGCACAGACACGGGGACAACATGAAAGCTTTTGCAGCCCTTTTACTGGTTTTCTGTTATGTGGTTGGGAGTTGTAAGTTACTTTTAGATTCATTTATTCCAGAATGTATTGTTGAAGGTCTAAGATGAGGATAATATGCTTTTTCATTTCCCATTACTAATGACTTTGTCTTTACAGCTTTGGCAGCATGGGAATGCAAAGAGGCTCCAAGGCTGTATAGTATCAGACAGATTGATGCTGGAATGGGACAAGTGGTTGCAGCGACAAGATACGGACGGCCATATCAACTAAGCGGAAGGTACTGGTACAGTCTGGGCTTATCCAGCCTCAAGCATGTCAGTGTGGGACCTGCAGGAACGTGGGGATGTGACAGCAGCAACAAGGTGTACAAACTTGTAGGCGGAAACTGGAAAGTTGTCAATGGTaaatattattcttatttccACATTAGCAGTGCTGTGTTTATGAGTTATCATTAATGAATGTGgttgtttattgtgtatattataGGGCCAGTCCAGAACAGTAGTCTTTGTTGGTTAATAAAAAACCGGGACCACCAGTTTCACAGTGTTTGTAGCATGTACTGTGCACAAAGAGCACAGTAAGAAAGGCTTGATAACTATATGAGTTGCACCTATGTATTGTGCTTGTCTTCAGGTCAAACCTTGCAGCAGGTGGATGCTGGAGGTGATGGTCAGGTTGTTGGAGTAGCACCCACCACCAATTACTCCTACTGTCAGAGAGCCAAATACGCTTGTAACTACTATGGAAAGGGCACCCTTGCCTGGACTGGACTTACAAAGCCATTGGTATATGTCAGTTGTGGGAAAATGTACGGCTGCTGGGGACTCGACACAAAAAACAGGACCTTTGTGGCAAAGGTTGGGCATTAAAGCATCAGTCAAATCTTTACCAAGGTAAATCCTATTCACTCATAGattactaaaacacacacacgtatgtttCTTATGACAGAAAGTCAACCCAGACACTTGTGTACCTAACGCCTGGACACGTGTGAAGGGGCCAACAATGCAAATGATTGAAGTGTCAACTGATGGAGAGGTTTTTGGAGTGACTTCAGATGGCAAGGTGTTTCAAAGGTAAGCCAGTTGTCCCTCTAAAGTGTTAGCTGGGTATTTGAAAAGAAATTGTTGGTATTTAAGGGTGTTCCATCTTAGTTTAATATCAATTACAACTACTTAATGTTCACAAAATAGTCTGTATGTTTAAGAAATTGCAGTGGTGTAATTCCTAAGTTCCTCAGCATGACTCTGATTACAGAACTTAGTGTATATTcatacaaacatttgtttaaagaAATTCTCAAtccaaatattattttactgaaAAGACAGCAaagctgaaataaaatcaaagagaAATCTTGTAGTCTGGTGCACAGCTTCCgttgatggaaacacaactgtttAGCTGattatttcatacatttatcTGACTTCTCTCTCAACAGACTTGGCATCACTGATTCAAAGAGAGAAGGCAGCAGATGGAAAAAAATCCCAATGTGCATGCCTATCAGTCATTTGACCTATGACCTAAACCATCTTTGGGTCGTGACCTCCTCTGGTTGGCTTTTGCAGTGCACTCAAGAAGAAgcagcaccaccagcaccaccagtcTAACACTGGACTAGTCTCTTCATTCTCAAGAATCACTCGCATGTAGAACTTCTTCCTGTCTGTTGGTGTTGTTTCTTCTCTGAAAATTAGTTTTCAAGTACAACCTGGGTTCACTATGATTTAACTCTTTCCGAAACTGAATGTTCATATCAGGAAATATAATAAAGTTTGTTATTAGCAGCATTTTTATTGAATGTGTCATATTGTGTCATTGTGTCTTTTTCAGCTTATAATTATGACTGCGACTGCATGTTTAGTTATTGAGATCAGGGTTAATTCTTCTTAAAAGCCAGTCTAAACTATTCAATACACAAATTCAGAAAGAGTAAAAGACACTTAATAATAAAGCACTATGAAATCAGTGTTAAGGTGTTTAATATCTTGACGTAATTTACAACACTGACATCCTATTCTattgaagacctgaaactagtgattatTAACTCCATAAAAAATGAGTTGCCCTGCATTGTTTGTACTGAAGCAAAGTCAAAGCCTAGCTCTCCAGttacacacagtacatattgAACAGGATGGCTAATGAAGGCTATgtgttctgctttgttttgctcAACGTTTCAATGTTTTATCAGTATGGATAATCTCAATGTTACATTTACTATTAGGCATATATGTCTTGCGATTAATGTTATCGTTTTATCAGTGGTAAGGTCAATAGATTCATTGCtgacacaataacaacatgtaaTCAGCATCATCAAAGACTGATCTTACACCAACCACAGACTGTTCACCCAGCCAAATTTTGCAAGGACATTATTAAGTCAAATTTTGAGTCATAATCAAAAGGGATATGAAACATTCTGTTCTAATTGCGATTAGCGATTAATCTGATCTAATTTGTTCCCAGCACTCGTGCATTGTAGGCTGGACATATGTTCTGGGACCAAGAATGACAATGATTGAAGTGTCAGGTGATGGAATGGCCACTCTCTTGCCTGCTCCATCGTGTCCTTCAGAAGTGCTGGCTGTATAGTGTTGAAAGCACTGGAGAAACCCAAGAACATGATCCTGACAGTGCTCCCAGACTTCTCCAGGTGAGAAAGAGCTCTGTCCTGCAGGTAGATGACAGCTTAAAGAAAATCTGAAACCAAATCTAATTTGActtcaacaaaagaaaatctcaaacaacatcaaaaagaAATCTTCACAGATCTTGTGCACAGCTTCTGCTGttgaaaacatattttgtttattaatatCGTTGACTTCTCCCTTAACAGAACTGGCATTATAAAGTCAAAGCGAGCAAGCAATTGTTGGGAAACCATCCCAGTGTGCATGCCCGTCAGTCACTTGACCATCTCTGGTTGGCTTTTGCAGTGCACACACTAAAGTCATCAGTGTATCCAAGCTGCCATGCCTTCAAAAGTCAATcactattttcattttctgctgtATCTAATCAATAATCTTGTC
The nucleotide sequence above comes from Solea senegalensis isolate Sse05_10M linkage group LG3, IFAPA_SoseM_1, whole genome shotgun sequence. Encoded proteins:
- the LOC122767221 gene encoding fish-egg lectin-like; this encodes MKAFAALLLVFCYVVGSSLAAWECKEAPRLYSIRQIDAGMGQVVAATRYGRPYQLSGRYWYSLGLSSLKHVSVGPAGTWGCDSSNKVYKLVGGNWKVVNGQTLQQVDAGGDGQVVGVAPTTNYSYCQRAKYACNYYGKGTLAWTGLTKPLVYVSCGKMYGCWGLDTKNRTFVAKKVNPDTCVPNAWTRVKGPTMQMIEVSTDGEVFGVTSDGKVFQRLGITDSKREGSRWKKIPMCMPISHLTYDLNHLWVVTSSGWLLQCTQEEAAPPAPPV